In Castanea sativa cultivar Marrone di Chiusa Pesio chromosome 6, ASM4071231v1, a single window of DNA contains:
- the LOC142639187 gene encoding protein translation factor SUI1 homolog 1-like — protein MSELDAQIPTAFDPFAEANAEDSGAGTKEYVHVRIQQRNGRKSLTTVQGLKKEYSYNKILKDLKKEFCCNGTVVQDPEQGQVIQLQGDQRKNVSTFLVQAGIVKKEHIKIHGF, from the exons ATGTCTGAACTCGACGCTCAGATTCCCACTGCTTTTG ATCCCTTTGCTGAGGCAAATGCTGAGGACTCGGGTGCTGGGACAAAAGAGTATGTTCATGTGCGTATACAGCAGCGTAATGGGAGGAAAAGCTTGACTACTGTGCAAGGGTTGAAGAAGGAATACAGCTATAACAAGATACTAAAGGACCTTAAGAAAGAGTTCTGCTGTAATGGTACTGTTGTCCAGGATCCAGAGCAAGGCCAG GTTATACAACTTCAGGGAGATCAGAGGAAGAATGTTTCTACCTTCCTTGTGCAG GCTGGCATTGTGAAGAAGGAACATATCAAGATTCATGGTTTTTGA